GCAGTTTGCCGAACTGGTCGGTGGCGACCTGACCGAAGGAGCCCGAGTCGTGACGGCCATAGATGCTGCCGGTCAAGCCGATGCGTCTCAGCCGACCTTGCCGGGCTTCGGGATGCGCTGGCGGCGCTAAGTCTCGGGTATCTTTTTCTTCTCGATTGCTTCCACTCATGCCAACGTCTTCCGCTCTGCTCTCCGTCTCCCAGCTCACGAAGGTGTATTGCTTGGGAGAAGTGGATGTACACGCTTTGCGCGGAGTGTCGGTCGATATTGCGCGCGGCGAGTTCGTCGCCATCATGGGGGCGTCGGGTTCGGGCAAGTCCACCTTCATGAACATTTTGGGCTGTCTCGACCGCCCCACCTCCGGGCAGTATTTTCTCGATGGACAAGACGTGTCTCGGTTGAGCGCCGACGAGCGGGCGAGTATCCGCAGCCAGAAGCTGGGCTTCATCTTCCAGAGCTTCAACCTGCTCCCGCGTATGAATGCCCTGGAGAACGTCGAGCTGCCGCTCATGTACAGCGCCATTCCGCTCCAGGAACAGCGCAAACGCGCCCACACCGCGTTGCAAGCAGTCGGGCTGGAAAACCGCGCCCGGCATATGCCCAATCAACTCTCCGGCGGTCAGCAACAGCGCGTGGCCATTGCCCGGGCTCTGGTCAACGATCCTATGGTGCTGCTGGCGGACGAACCGACCGGCAACCTTGATACTGCGACCAGCGCCGAGATCATGGAATTGTTCAGCGATCTCAACCGTCGTGGTCTGACCATTCTGTTGGTGACCCATGAAGCGGATATCGCCGCCTATGCCCGCCGGCGCATTGTCTTCCGCGACGGGCTCGCAATCGCTGATGAAGCGATCATGGGGCAGCGCGGGTAGAGGGCGGAGGGAATCGCTCCTTGCTTGCGCCATGTCGCGCTCTTCTGCCACAATGCTGCCATCTTCACGGTCGAGAGGGCGGCAAACGATGGCGGTAGCTTCGGCAATTTCTACCCAGGGGTTACGTCATGTAGCGTTGAATGTGGCGGACGTGACCGTCTCGGTCGAGTTCTATACTTCTCTCTTCGGCATGCAGGTGGTGTGGTGCCCGGACCCAGACAACGCCTATCTTTCTTCGGGTTGCGATAATCTCGCCTTGCACAAAGCGCCAGCGGATAATACCTCTTCCGGACAACGGCTTGACCATCTCGGATTTATTGTTGCCGACCCTGGCGATGTGGACCGTGCGGCGGAAACCCTTGCAGCGCGCGACATCCCTTTGCTCAAGGCACCACGCACCCATCGCGACGGCAGCCGCTCGCTGTACCTTGCCGATCCCGATGGCAACGTCATCCAAGTGTTGTATGAGCCCGCGCTTAGCGCGCAGCGGTTCAGTTGAGATGGGCACTGCCTCCTCGCGTGTCTCTCCGTGGCGGTACGTGGCGGCCTGGGCCGTTCATGCCTATACCGCGTCGGGCACGATCGCCGGCTTTCTCGCCCTCCAAGCCAGCTTTGCCCGCCAGCCGCGTGTCGCGTTCGTGTGGATGCTCATTGCGGTGTTGATCGACGCGACCGACGGCACTTTGGCGCGCGCAGTCGAGGTCAAGCGCGTTCTGCCCTGGTTCGATGGCGCGAAGTTGGACGATATCGTCGATTACTTCACGTTCGTCATCGTACCTGTCGCCTTCTTCGTCCAACTGGAGCTAGTACCATCTGCAGCTCCGCTGCTTTTTGCGGCGCTGCCGTTGTTGGCGAGCGGGTATGGATTCTGTCAGGCGGCGGCGAAAACGCCGGATTACTTTTTCACGGGTTTCCCATCGTATTGGAACATCTTGGCTTTCTACCTGTATGTGGGTGGTCTGCCGTTGTGGGTTAACGGCCTCATCATCGCCGTGCTCTCGGTCTGCGTCTTTATTCCTATTCGTTACGTTTACCCGACACGCACGATTCCGTTCCGGCGCATGACTAACGTCCTCGGCGTAGGCTGGATTGTCGTGCTCGTGATAATGCTTGAGCAATTACCCACGATTTCGGGGTGGTTAGTGGTGTGTTCGCTCTATTATCCGATGTATTACACGGTGCTATCTTTCTATTTGCATGGGCAGGCGACCCGCCAAGAGCGTGCCGTTCCCGCGTAGCACCGCCGCGACACCTGTGATAGTGGGGAAAAGCTATGCCAATTTACGAGTATCGCTGTCAGGAATGCGGTAGAGACCAGAGCGTGCTGTTTCTTTCGCAGCGCGAAGCGCAGTCGCGCCCACGGTGTAAACACTGCGGCGCTCGACGCCTGAAGCGACTGCTCTCGCGGTTCGCACATCATCAAACGGAAACTGCCCGCCTCCAAGACTTCGATACTAGCTCCTCACGAGACGAGTCTTTCTACAAAGATTCGCGCAATGTCGGGCTGTGGGCGAAGAAGCGTGCAAAGGAAATGGGTGTCGATCTCGGCTCGCAGTTCGAGGAAACGGTCGAGAAGGCGCGCAGTGGAAAGATTCTCGATGACCTCTAAGCGTTCCCACTCTTTTCGTGCTGGACTCGTAGTATGATTCGGACAACTGGGAATTTTCTCTGGCGCGTGTGTCGCATTACTTTCGGCTTCCTTCTTTTAGGGGCAGGAGTACTCCTCAGTGTGCCAGGAATTCCCGGTCCGGGTATCGTGTTGATTGTGCTCAGCTTCGGTATCCTCAGCCGTGATTTCCACTGGGCGAAACGAGCCCAAGATTATGTGCATCGCAAATGGCACGCCCTGCGCAATCGCCAGCAACCACCTGCTACGCCAACCACTCCAAAGGAGACTGACAATGGATGAAAAAGATCGCCTCGGTACGAAGCTCCGAGAGAAAGAGAAAGCGGACGAGGATCGCTATTTCGCTCAACGCGACAAAGAGCTGCTGGAAAAAATGAAACAGCAGCAAGCCACCGGCCAGGAAGCGACGCTGCAGCAGCAAGCGCTCATGCGCTGCCCCAAATGTGGGACGCAACTGAGTACCGTTGTTCATAACGGAGTGACGGTGGAGGAATGTCCCTCGTGCCAGGGGATGTGGCTGGATCGGGGAGAATTAGAGACGCTCGCGCAGCGAGAAAATGAGGGCTGGCTCGGGCGCTTCGTTCGCCGTAACGTGCTCCAGCAAGACTGAGCAGATCGTCGAAGGAGGTGCTCTATGATCAAGCTGTATGATTTTCCCATGTCTCCCCGGGCGCGTAAGGCTCGGATCGTGTTGGCGGAAAAAGGTCTCCCATACGAGAAGGTGACCGTCGATATCACCAAAGGCGAACAGAAGACGCCGGAATTCTTGGCGGTGAACCCCTACGGCAAAGTGCCGGCTTTGCAAGACGACGGCGTGACGGTGTACGAGTCGACCATCGTCATGGAATACCTGAACGACCAATATCCCACCCCGCCGCTGCTTCCCGCCGATCCCGGGCAACGCGCGCGGGCGCGGGTGCTCATGCATTACGCCGATAATCCCTATGACGGCGCGTTCGCTCGCTTGGTCGGAGAGGTCTTTTTCAAGCCCAAAGGACAGGCCGACCAGGACGTGATCGCGAACGCGAAGCAGGAGTTGACTGTCTGCTTCGAGCGTTTGGAGAGAGAGTTGGGGAACGACGACTATCTCTTGGGCGCGTTTTCGCTCGCCGATATCGGTTACGCGACGTGGGCACCCCTGTTCGGTCCCTTGCAAATCGAAGTACCGGCCCATTGCCCCCGTGTCCGTGCCTGGCTGAATCGGCTCAAAGCTCGCCCGAGCATCCAAGCGGCGGGATGAAAAGAGCAATGAGTGCTGAGTGAGACGGGCTGCGTGCCAGCCTCCGGAGGAACACTCACGCTGTTTTCCTCAGAACTCATTCCTCGGAACTTTCCACTCATCACTTGTTACTCGGTACTTTTCTATGTTCAGCGGCATTGTCGAAACCACCGGCACAATCACCACCATCGAACAAACGGCGGACGGTGCGAAGCTGATCCTCACCTCGCAGATTCCGACAGCGGAAGTGAGCCTCGGCGAAAGCATCTGCATCAACGGGGCCTGCATGACTGTCACCGCTTTTGGCGGCACCGAGCTGAGCTTCGATGTCTCGGTCGAATCGCTACGGCGGACGAATCTTGGCGACTTACGCGCCGGCAGCCTCGTCAATTTGGAGCGGTCGCTGCGTATGAACGACCGCCTCTCGGGGCATGTGGTGTCCGGACATGTGGATGGCGTGGGCCACATCCAGTCCGTCCAACCGGAAGGCGATTCTTTTCTGTACACCTTTGCCATCCCCACGGAACTGAGCCGCTACTTGGTCGAGAAGGGCTCGGTAGCGGTGGATGGCATTAGTCTGACCGTCTTTCGCTGCACCCCGACGGCGTTCACTTGCGCCATCATTCCCCACACCCATCAAGTCACCAGCCTGCACGCCAAGCAGCCGGGAGAGAAGGTCAACATCGAGTGCGACATGCAGGGGAAATATATCGAGAAATACGTGACCGAAGCCGTGGCCAGTCTTCTGTCCGGACCCTTGCAAGAACTGCGCGACGAAATCGCGGCGTTGCAGCGGAAGGTTGGGGGTAGGTGAGGAACAGATTTTTAGCGGCTGCTACGCCATCGCAGGCGAAGTCTTGTGGCGGGGCGACACCATGAAGCCATTGCCGCCGACTCCAGCCTTACTAGCTGTGGTGCAACGTGTGGTGTGGTTCAAGGAACCCGCCGATGCGTTGGCCGACCCGGTACATTTTCTCGCTCACGTGATGACCTACGGGACAGTCGAAGACTTGCGAGCGCTACAAGGCGTGATCGGGCTGGAGGAGTTGCGGGAAGTCCTCGATCACGCCCCGCCGGGCATCTTCGACCCGCGCTCCTGGGCGTACTGGAATCTGAAATGCGGGCGCGTTCCTACCCCCTCGCTGCCGGTGCGCCAAGGGGTGCAGCCAGTTTGATCGTAAACTTAGCGTTATTTTAATAGGTATCAGTTTCCTGGAGATACTCCCCTCGGAGCATGGGACGAACTGAAGCAGGAAGTTGCTGTAGGCTGTTTGTCTTTCCTTTTAGAGAAAGATCTGGAAACTTTTGAGTTGTTCAATTTGGGCAGGCAGTAACGCTTCGTCTCGCAGGGTGAAGCAAGAGAAATTTGGCCGAGGGCCCAGCTTATTTCATCGTGAGAGGCGGACATGAAAAAGATAAAGTTAACTAAATTAATTCTTCCCAAAAATGAAATTAATAAACTGACGCCACAAGAAAAAAAACGCTACGTAATGTTTACTTGCATGATACGAGACTTAAACCTGCTTCAAAAATGTCTCATCTTTATCGGGAATGATGTTTCTTCAATAAGACCTAGTATTTTAGCTATAGCAACTTTTAGTTTTTTCTTCTTGAAAACGCTGATTAGTAAGATTCACGAGATGTGGGTGTTCTTAAAAAGGAACAAAATTCCTCGGGAGCCTGCGATTTTTTCCAGTGAACTGCAAAAAAAATATAATGGAATAGAAGATTTCTTTCACGATAAGAAAGTTGAGGATATTTTTGCTTTCATACGAGACAAGTTTGGTTTTCATTACGAATATCAGAATGATATTGATGGAATGATCGAGGAGGCTTCAAAACATTTCTCTAAATTTGAAATGTGGCTTTCCGATGACTCAGGAAACGAAATTTTTGCCTCATCGAATGATGTTATGCTTAAGGTTGTATTTTCAGAGATGCGAAGGTTAGGATTTTCGGGAAATGAGGAAGTTTTGCTACATCAGCTGTACGAGCTTGCTGTCTCTGGATCTCTTTTATTTCGAGAGTTTAATGTTTTTTATCTCGTAGAATCTTTTCCAATACACTGGGAGAAACAAGAGAGCGTAGAGATTAAAGCTCCGCGGTACTCACAGGTGAGGTTGCCATTAATTGTTACCAAATAGGAGTGAAGCCATATCTTGAATCGCCGCCCCCTCCACGGATTGCCGATTCCCGAGCGCTCGGCTAAGAACAAGGCTCAATTCCATTCTAGGGAGACCGCCATGACGAGCGCTACAACGACGACGATTATCCAACAGGCCCGTGCACGCAATCGCCTTTTATTAACTGAGGTCGAGGCCAAAGCTCTGCTCAGCTCTGCTGGCATTGCGGTTGCCGAAGCACGGCTGGCGCGTACAAGCGCTGAAGCCGTCACCCTGGCTGGTGAGGTCGGCTTTCCGGTCGTCCTGAAAATTTGCTCGTCCGATGTCGTACATAAAAGCGACGTCGGTGGGGTGAAACTCAATCTCAAGACCGAAGCTGAAGTAAGCGCCGCATTCGAGGCGATTCTGAGCGGAGTGCGTCAGGCGGAACCTAACGCTGCGGTCGATGGCGTTTCCGTGCAGCCGATGGCAAAGCCCGGAATTGAGGTCATTGTCGGATTAACCACGGACCCGCAATTCGGCCCCACGCTGATGTTCGGCCTGGGCGGGGTTGCCGTGGAAGTCTTGAAGGATGTGG
Above is a window of Deltaproteobacteria bacterium DNA encoding:
- a CDS encoding ABC transporter ATP-binding protein yields the protein MPTSSALLSVSQLTKVYCLGEVDVHALRGVSVDIARGEFVAIMGASGSGKSTFMNILGCLDRPTSGQYFLDGQDVSRLSADERASIRSQKLGFIFQSFNLLPRMNALENVELPLMYSAIPLQEQRKRAHTALQAVGLENRARHMPNQLSGGQQQRVAIARALVNDPMVLLADEPTGNLDTATSAEIMELFSDLNRRGLTILLVTHEADIAAYARRRIVFRDGLAIADEAIMGQRG
- a CDS encoding VOC family protein codes for the protein MAVASAISTQGLRHVALNVADVTVSVEFYTSLFGMQVVWCPDPDNAYLSSGCDNLALHKAPADNTSSGQRLDHLGFIVADPGDVDRAAETLAARDIPLLKAPRTHRDGSRSLYLADPDGNVIQVLYEPALSAQRFS
- a CDS encoding CDP-diacylglycerol O-phosphatidyltransferase, translated to MSPRLARSGSVEMGTASSRVSPWRYVAAWAVHAYTASGTIAGFLALQASFARQPRVAFVWMLIAVLIDATDGTLARAVEVKRVLPWFDGAKLDDIVDYFTFVIVPVAFFVQLELVPSAAPLLFAALPLLASGYGFCQAAAKTPDYFFTGFPSYWNILAFYLYVGGLPLWVNGLIIAVLSVCVFIPIRYVYPTRTIPFRRMTNVLGVGWIVVLVIMLEQLPTISGWLVVCSLYYPMYYTVLSFYLHGQATRQERAVPA
- a CDS encoding zinc ribbon domain-containing protein; its protein translation is MPIYEYRCQECGRDQSVLFLSQREAQSRPRCKHCGARRLKRLLSRFAHHQTETARLQDFDTSSSRDESFYKDSRNVGLWAKKRAKEMGVDLGSQFEETVEKARSGKILDDL
- a CDS encoding PGPGW domain-containing protein, which gives rise to MIRTTGNFLWRVCRITFGFLLLGAGVLLSVPGIPGPGIVLIVLSFGILSRDFHWAKRAQDYVHRKWHALRNRQQPPATPTTPKETDNG
- a CDS encoding zf-TFIIB domain-containing protein, with the protein product MDEKDRLGTKLREKEKADEDRYFAQRDKELLEKMKQQQATGQEATLQQQALMRCPKCGTQLSTVVHNGVTVEECPSCQGMWLDRGELETLAQRENEGWLGRFVRRNVLQQD
- a CDS encoding glutathione S-transferase family protein; the encoded protein is MIKLYDFPMSPRARKARIVLAEKGLPYEKVTVDITKGEQKTPEFLAVNPYGKVPALQDDGVTVYESTIVMEYLNDQYPTPPLLPADPGQRARARVLMHYADNPYDGAFARLVGEVFFKPKGQADQDVIANAKQELTVCFERLERELGNDDYLLGAFSLADIGYATWAPLFGPLQIEVPAHCPRVRAWLNRLKARPSIQAAG
- a CDS encoding riboflavin synthase codes for the protein MFSGIVETTGTITTIEQTADGAKLILTSQIPTAEVSLGESICINGACMTVTAFGGTELSFDVSVESLRRTNLGDLRAGSLVNLERSLRMNDRLSGHVVSGHVDGVGHIQSVQPEGDSFLYTFAIPTELSRYLVEKGSVAVDGISLTVFRCTPTAFTCAIIPHTHQVTSLHAKQPGEKVNIECDMQGKYIEKYVTEAVASLLSGPLQELRDEIAALQRKVGGR